The Pseudomonas viciae genomic interval GAGATGCTCATTGATCTTCGCCGCTGGCACTTTCTGCAGGCTGCACAGCAAATCATGGGACAACGCCCGCAGCCCATGCTTTTGCCGCAGTTCCGCGGCCAGGTGCGCGGTGAGGTTGGCGGCCATTTCGGCGTCGGCCATGGCCCGGTGAGCCTGGCCGGTGTGGGGCAAGCCGGCGAACGTGTTGAGCGTGCCGAGCTTGTGGTTCGGTGCCGTCGGCATCAGGCGCCGGGCCAGCAACAGTGAACAGGCAAAATTCTGCAAGCGAGTACGCTTGATTCGCCCCAGCTCGAAGTCCCAGAACTTCTGGTCGAACGCGGCGTTGTGGGCCAGCAGTGGCGTGATGCCGACGAACTCATTGACCTCGTTCATCACCTTTTCCGCCGGCGGCGCGCTGCGCAGCATGGCGTTGCTGATGCCGGTCAGTTGCTCGATGAAGGCCGGCACGCGCACGCCAGCATTCATCAGGCTCTGGTAGCGGTCGACGATTCGGCCCTGCTCGAGAATCACCACGGCGATTTCGGTGGCCCGGCAACTGCTGCTGGGTGTGATGCCGGTGGTTTCAAAGTCGATGACTGCGATGCGTTCCAAACCTGTCTGAACTCCGTAAAAATCAATTCTTGAGCAGCAACGCGCCTTCGATGGGCACATAGCGACTGGCGGCGCGGATCAGCGAGTTGGCGGTCAGCCCCGGCACGCCATAGGCCACCGCCTGCACACCGTGCTTGCTGATGATGCGTTCGAGCAGCATGTCGAAATCGCCGTCACCGGAGGCCAGCACCACTTCGTCGACGTGATCGGCGGCGTCCATGATGTCGAGGGTGATGCCCACGTCCCAGTCGCCCTTGGCCGAGCCGTCGCTGCGCTGAATGTAGGGTTTGAGCTTCACGATGAAGCCCAGGTTGCGCAGGATCTGCTGGAATTGCTGCTGCTTGCTGTCGCCGCGATCGATCGCATAGGCATAGGCCTCGACAATCTGCCCTTGCTTGCTGACATCGGCCCACAACGCCGCGTAGTTGAAATGGCAACCGTAGGCCTGGCGCACGGTGTAATAGAGGTTCTGGACATCGGCGAACACTGCGATTTTTTTCACCGCGTTTCCTCTTGGATGCACAAGCGCAGGCCGTCGGGCCCGAAAAGTTGCCCAGTATGCCAGCCCAGAGGAATGTTCCGCGAATAATCGACCCGAGGCGCCTGGGCGCCCCGGACGAATGGCAGGTCAGACGAAGGAGTCGTCGTCGCCAAAGGAGGACGAATCGTCGCTGAAGTCCGCGTCGCTGAAACCGCCCTGGTCGCTGCCGTAGGCATCGTTGTCGGCGACGCGCTGGTCATCGCCCCAGCCACTGTCACCGCTGTTGTCGTTGACCGGTTGCGCCGGTTCTTCCTTGATGACTTCAACGATCTCCTGGGGTTGTTGATTGCTGTGGAACAGGCTGCTGATGCCTTGGGCCAGCATTACACCGCCGGCCACGCCCGCGGCGGTTTTCAGGGCACCGCCCAGGAAACTGCTCGCTGCAGGCGCCTGCTGTTGAGGCGCGCCGTAGTTGGCAGGTGGGGCGCCGTAGTTGCTGGGCGGTGCACCAAAACCCTGCTGGGCCGGGGCATTGAAGGCGGGCCGCGCCGGCTCGCGCCAACCGCCACCACCAGATGCCGGGGCGCTTGGGGCAGGTGCCGGCCGTGAATCACGGGGACCGCCACCGAAAATACTCGAAAGGAAACCACCGCCGCCACTTGGCGCCGAAGTCTGGTTCCGGGCCTGTTGCAGCTCAGCCTGCAATTGCTCGACTTGTTGGGCGAGCTGCTTGTTCTGCTCGTCGAGGCGCTTGATCGCAGCCTCTTGCACCAGAATCGCCTGGGCCATGAAATAGCCCGCCGCCGGCTGGTTGGCCAGGTGCTCCTTGATCCGCGTCTCGGCCTGGGCGTCGCGCGGGGCTGAATCCTTTTCGGCCTGTTGCAGCCGTGAAAACAGTCCATCGATCAGGGTTTGTTCTTCGCTGTTCATGGCGACCTCATTAGATTGCCGGGTAGAAAACCATTCCGATCCTGAGGACCGGCGCCCACCAGTAATGGGGCTCGCCGGGAAGGTTTCAATGCTCTTTACCAGATGTTTACGTTTGCTTGTACGGGCGCCTGATCGGTTAAAGTGTCGGACCGCTTTTGAACTGCGATACCGACCCATGAATCCGTTTGACGTGCTGCGCGACTCTTTGTATTTCTTCAAGCGCCATCTGGGCCGGATCGCCCAGCTATGCCTGCCACTGGTGATACTCGAGGCCGTGTTGCAGCAGGGGGTGGACAGCGTCGTCGGTGCCGAAGGCTTTCCCGGCTACAGCGTAATCGTCGGGCTGCTGGTGTACCCGCTGTATACCGCCGCGTTGATTCTGTTTCTCGACGCCCGCAGTCGCGGCGAATCGCCGCGCCCTCGTGACCTGCTCGCAACCGCCCTGACCCTGTGGCCACGCTTTGCCTTGCTGACCGCGCTCAACACGCTGCTGATCCTGATCGGCATTTCGTTGTACTTCCTGCCGGGCCTGTGGCTGATGGTGGTCCTGGCCTTCGGTGAATACCTGCTGGTGCTGCGGGGCCTGGCACCATTGGCCGCGATGAAGGAAAGCCTGCGCATGAGCCGCGGCCATTTCTGGCGGATCCTGTTGTGCATTCTCTGTGTGATGGTTCCGCTGTGGCTGCTCAAGGGCGCCAGTGTCTCGGTGTATCCACCGCCTCAGAACCCCTTGATCAGCTTGCTGATCGAGAGCATTCACAGCTTCTTGCAACTGTTCACCAGCGTGGTGCTGTTCCGGATGTTCATGCTGATCGAAGCCACGCCTGACAACCGCTGATCGCATGCTGCGACGGCTATGGGCTTGGGCTCGGGAACCGCTCTCGGTTATGCTCGGGATCACTTTTGCGTTTCGCCCATAAGCCGAGCCATGACCCGACTACTGCGTTACACCTTGCTGGGCCTGCTGTTGATCCTCAGCCTGGCCGCCCTGTCGATCTACGGCCTGACCTGGCGTCCACAACCCAAGGAAGCATTGCCGGTCAGTTGTGCCGCCAACGCGGCGCCGCTGATGCCCGGCCAGGCTCTGAAGGTGATGACCTGGAACGTGCAGTTCCTGGCCGGCAAGCGCTACGTGTTCTGGCACGACCTGGCCCAGGGCACCGACGAAAACCCAACCCTGGAAGACATGGCCTTCAGCCTCGACGAAGTGGCACGGGTCATTCGCGACGAGCAGCCGGACATCGTGTTGCTCCAGGAACTGGACAACGGCGCCAAGGCCAGTGACTACCAGGACCAACTCAAGCTGTTGCAGGAACGCCTGGCCGACCTCTATCCGTGCAGCACCAGCGCCTTCGACTGGAAAGCCGATTTTATCCCCTCCCCGCACATCTTCGGCAGCGTCGGCCGACAGCTCGCGACCCTGAGCCGCTACCGCATCGACCACGCCGAACGGGTGCAACTGCCGGTGGCCGACGCCAATTTCATCAGCCGTCAGTTCCAGCCCAAAGATGCCTTGTTGGTGAGCTATCTGGCACTGAGCGATGGCGGCCAACTGGCGGTGCTCAACACCCACCTCGAACGGGCCACTGAGCCGGATGACACCTTGCCGAACCAGGTCACTGCCGTGACCAAGGCACTGGACAAACTCGAGTCCCGAGGCACGCCGTGGCTGATCGGCGGCGACTTCAACCTGCTGCCCCTGGGCCAATACCGGCGCCTGCCTTCCGAACAGCGCACGCCCTACTCCGCCGACAGCCCGTTGCACCTGCTGTGGGACAAGTACCCGATGATCCCCACCAACAACGAGGCCAGCGGCATCGACCGCGAACATTGGCTGACCCACTACCCCAACGACCCCGGCCTCAACGGCCCCGACCGCACCGTCGATTACCTGTTCTACAGCCCGCGGATCAAACGGGTCGAAGCCCAGGTGCGCCAGGACGATACGTTGCGCATCTCCGATCATCTACCGGTGATTGCGCGGTTCCTGTTGCCGGCTACGCCTTGATCTGAGCATCACCACCAAACAAATGTGGGAGCAAGCCCGCTCCCACAAAGGTTTTGTGTCGGACCCAATTACTTACGCGGCTTGACCCGCGCCGTCGCCTGCGCCACCAGCGGATCGTCCGGCCAGTAGTGCTTGGGATAACGCCCCTTCAAATCCTTCTTCACCTCGGCATAGGTGCTACGCCAGAAGTTCGCCAGATCCTGGGTCACCTGCACCGGTCGACGTGCCGGTGACAGCAGGTGCAGCTTGACCACCTGGCGTCCTCCGGCGATGCGCGGGGTGTCGGCCAGACCGAACAGTTCCTGCAGGCGCACGGCGAGAATCGGTGGGTATTCGCTGTAGTCCAGGCGGATCGACGAGCCCGAGGGCACGCTCAAATGATGGGGCGCCAGTTCATCCAGGCGTTGCGGCAAGGGCCAGGGCAACAGATTGTGGACGATGCTGGACAGGTCCAGGTTAGCGAAATGACTGAGGCGCGAGACCCGCCCCAGGTACGGCATCAGCCAGTGTTCAAGACTGCCAAGCAACGCGGTATCGCTGACGTCAGGCCATTCGCTCTCGCCCTTGGCCTCCAACTCAAGCCGGCGCAGCAGCGCCACCCGCGCCTGCCACTGCCGCAGTTCCGGAGTCCAGGGCAGCAGCTCCAGGCCCTTACGGCGTACCAGGTTCACCAGCGCCTGACTGCGAGCTGACTCATCCAGGCCAGTCAATGGCTCGCGGCTGAGCACCAGTTCGCCGACCTTGCGCTGGCGCTCGGCCCGCAGCACGCCTTCACGCTCGTCCCAATCCAGTTGATCCACCGTACGTACTTGTTCAGCCAGCACCGAATCGAACAGCGCCGGGTCGAAATCCGTTGCCAGGTAGATCCGCTCTTCCCGTTGGCCCTGACGGCTGCCCAGGTCGGCAATCACCAGCCATGCTTGTTTCATCAGGCTGTCGGCCTCGGCAAACAGTGCCGCACGGCCGTTGGCCAGACGATATTCCGCGCCGCCGGGCCGGCGCTGCTGGGCGACACGATCCGGATAGGCCAACGCCAGCAACGCGCCGAGCCAGCGCGGATGCTCGGGGTCGGCGACGGCTGCTTCGGCCTTGCCCCGCAGGTAACCGCGATACTGCCGGGCCAGTTGCCGCGCCCGCTGCACGCCACCCTGAACGCCGCGCGCCGCACGTTCTTCGCCGGACAGCAACACCAGGCGACTGTGCAAATCCGCGCCGCCCCCCCTGAGAATGTCGCGCTCGCCCAGCAGGGCCGCGACGTTGCACGCCATGTCCGCCAACCCCAGCGACTGACCACGCAGCAACAAATGAGCGATGCGCGGGTGAGCCGGCAGCTCGGCCATGGCTTGGCCATGACGGGTCAGTTGCTCACCCTCCAGCGCGCCCAGGCGTTGCAGCAGATCCTGGGCCTGGGCATAAGCGGCGGCGGGTGGAATGTCGAGCCAGACCAATTGCTGCGGCGTCACGCCCCAGCGTCCCAGTTGCAGGGCCAACCCGGCGAGGTCCGCCGAAAGAATTTCCGCGCTGCCATAAGCGGCCAATTGTTCGTGCTGGTCTGCGGACCACAACCGGTAACACACCCCTGGCTCCAAACGCCCGGCCCGACCGGCCCGCTGTGTGGCGCTGGCGCGGGAAATGCGCTGGGTGTCGAGACGGGTCATGCCGCTGCCCGGATCGAAACGCGGCACTCGCGCCAGACCGGCGTCGATCACCACCCGCACGCCGTTGATAGTCAGACTGGTTTCGGCAATGTTGGTAGCCAGCACCACTTTGCGCTGGCCGGGCGGTGCCGGGTCGATGGCCGCGCGTTGGGCGGCGAGGTCCAGCTCACCATGCAGCGGACAGAGCAGCACGTTGCCACCCTCGCCCAAAGCGTCGGCCAGTTGCTGATGGACTCGACGGATCTCCGCCTGCCCGGGCAAGAACACCAAGACACTGCCTGTTTCATCGTGCAGCGCCTCCAGCACGGTCTGTACCAGTCGCGGCTCAATGAATTCACCAGGCTGGAACGGACGGCCCCAGCGCATCGTCACCGGGAACATACGCCCTTCGCTGCGCAGGATCGGCGCATCGTCCAGCAGCCCGGCCAGACGCTCGCCTTCCAGGGTGGCGGACATCAGCAGAATCTTCAGCGGTTGGTCTTCGCGAAACAGCTCCCGGCCGTTGAGGCTCAGGGCCAGGGCCAGGTCGGCATCGAGGCTGCGTTCGTGGAATTCATCGAAAATCAGCAGCCCCACACCCTCCAGTGCCGGGTCGTCCTGCAAACGGCGAGTGAGGATGCCTTCGGTGACCACTTCAATGCGGGTATTGGGCCCGACCTTGCTGTCGAGACGAATACGATAGCCAACGGTTTCGCCGACCTTTTCCCCCAGCTCACTGGCCAGTCGCTCGGCCGCCGCCCGCGCGGCCAGGCGCCGTGGCTCGAGCATCAGGATGGTCTGCCCGGCCAGCCAGGGCTCGTGCAACAGAGCCAAGGGCACGCGGGTGGTTTTACCGGCACCGGGCGGCGCTTCGAGCACCGCTTCATGGCGCGACGCCAAGGCTTGACGCAGGGCGGGTAAAACTTCATCAATCGGCAAAGAAATCATGCTGGCTCCAAAACAGAGGGCCGAGTATAACGGCGAACTGTTTAGCGTGGTCTGGACTCCAACCAGCAACGCCTTTATCTGCTCAGGAGATTGCTATGCGTATTCCCTTTCGCGTGATCGGCGGCGTCCTGGTCGCCACCCTGCTGACCCAGGTCAGCGCCTGCGGCTCGATCTTCTATCCGGACCGTCGTGGCCAGATCGACGGCAAGATCGACCCGGCGATTGCCGCACTCGATGCCGTCGGCCTGCTGTTCTATATCATCCCCGGCCTGATCGCGTTCGCAGTGGACTTCGCCACCGGTGCCATTTACTTCGAACCGGGCAAAAGCGTCCAGATCGAGCCGGAGAAACTCAAGCCGGCCATCAACGCCGACGGCAGCGTCAATAACCTCAAGCTGCAGGCGATCCTGGAAAGCGAACTGGGCCGCAGCTTCCCGCTGGACGATCCACGGCTGATCCAGCACAAGGGCAACGCCCAGCAACTGGCCGCCCTCGGTCTCAAACCAGCCGCATAACTGGCGCCACGCAAGGAACGACCGCGCCATGACCACCAGCACCGAACACGCTCGTCTGTTACGCCTGGCCACCCGTGCTTCGGTGGCCGTGGCACTGATCCTGGTTGTTGCCAAGGCAGTGGCCTGGTGGCTGAGCGGTTCGGTGAGCATGCTCGCCGGCCTGACCGACTCGGCGCTGGACGGCGTCACTTCACTGCTTAATCTGCTGGCGGTGCATTACGCCCTGCGCCCCGCCGACGACGATCATCGCTACGGGCACGGCAAGGCCGAATCCCTGGCCGGCATGGCCCAGGCGCTATTTATCGGCGGCAGTGCAGTATTGATTGCCTTGCAGGCGTTCGAGCGTCTGAAACACCCGATTCCGGTGGAAGCGCCCTGGCTCAGCGTCGGCGTGATCGTATTTTCCCTGGGGCTGACCCTGGCGCTTCTGGCGTTGCAACATCGGGTCATCCGCGCCACCGGCTCCAACGCCGTGCGCGCCGACTCCCTGCACTATCGCTCCGACCTGTTGCTCAACGGCAGCATCCTGGTCGCCCTGGTGCTGGCGGGGTTCGGCTGGTATCAATTGGACGCCTGGTTCGGCCTGGGCATCGCTGCGTACATTCTGTGGAGCGCCGTCCAGATCGCCCGGGAAAGCTTCGCGGTGCTGATGGATCAGGAACTGCCACCCGACGTCAGCCAACACATGCTGGAACTGGCCTGTGCGGTGCCCGGCGTGCTGGGCGCCCATGACCTGCGCACGCGGATCTCCGGCAACCATTGGTTCGTGCAACTGCACCTGGAGTTGCCGGGGGAGCTGACCTTGTCAGTGGCCCATGGCATCAGCGACCAGGCCGCCGACGCTATCCACAACGCTTATCCAAAGGCCGAAGTGCTGGTGCATGCCGATCCGTCGGAAGTGGTGAAAGGCGCTAGCGCTTGATACTCAAGGCTTAACGCAGAACCTGTGGCGAGGGAGCTTGCTCCCTCATCACAAGGAACTGTGTCCTCTGCCGAATACTCAGTAAGTCACCTGATACCCACGACTGCTCAAGCAACTGCCCTGGGCCTGGCGATAGGTCTGCACCACTTCCGGCGCTGGCGGGTAGGTGTAGTTGCGCGGATCGAAACCACTCTGCTGCACCGCCCAGCGATAGCAATCGTACCCGTCCTGATTGACCTGCTCGGGCGACTGGCCGTTGGCCGGGTAAGCCACCACGTCAAAGCTGTTGCCTTGGGGCTGGGGCTGCGGGTTGGCCACCGGCGGCTCGACCACGACGTAGTCCCGGGTGTTGGCTTCGTAGACGTAATAGGCACCGGCGGCGAGAAAGAACAGCGAGCTGCCGATCCAGACTTCCCGGGCATAATCAGGCAGATAACGGATACGGATTCCGCGCGGCGGCTCGACCACAACATAGCGCGGGCCTTGAGGGCGATACCAGTAGCCGCCCGAGTAGAAATAGTCATGGCCACGATAAGGTACGCGGTAGTTGCGGTCCGGGAACCGGTCGATCACATAACCCGGGCGATATTGCGGTCCCGGGCCCCAGCCGGTGCCATGACCGCTCGGCCGGCCGGACCATTGCTGGTCGGGGCGATTGTCATGACCTGGGCGTGGCCCGCCGTTCGGATAGCCATCGCTGCGGCGCGGGATATCGCGGTAGTAACCCGGTCGCGGTTCCTGGGTCTGGGTCACGCTGTCAGGCCGGCCCTGTATCGGCAGGTTATTGCCGGGTTGCTGCTGTGGACGGCCGGGACCGTTGGGGTCTTGAGGCGGACGGTTATACGACTGGCCGCCCTGATATTGCGGCAGTGGCTTGACCTCGAACTGACGACTGTTGTCGCCACGAATGATTTCGTTGTTCTGTGGCCGCGGCTGGCCCGAATAACCCTGGCCGTTGCCATCGCGCCCGTCCTGACCACGACCGCCGTCCGGTCCGCCACGGTTTTGCTGATCGTCGGCCATTCCCTGCGCACTGACACTTGCCCACAACAGACCAACACCTGCCAAACGCCAGATGCGCGACTTCATGAAATTCCTCACAACGGTTCAGGGCCTGATGATAAGACTGGAAAAGCCCAGGCCGGTTCTGCAACAGGTTATCAGTCACGGGGTTTATTTCGCAGGCATTTGCTGATCCCCCAACCAGGCCACCACCTTGCGCAGGGCCACGTCAGATAAAGCAAAGTGCCATCATCAAAAAATGACCTGACAACTACCGTTCGTCGGATTTACAAGTAATTCTTCAAGACAGGAAGCGTTACCACTTAAGATGCCCACCGTTTTCGCCAGGCGACAGGGACTTCTTATTCGCCTGAAACAACCGCCGGCATCCGCCGCAGTTAGCCATTCAAGGGAATGAAGGCATGTCACGTTTTGGCGTTACGCACGTTTTGGCTTGTTGTGCGGTGTTTACATCCCTGGTCCATGCCGCGCCCATCCAAACACCCGGTGACCGCGATCTGATTCGTGATCGTCAGCAGCAACTGCTGCAAGAACAACAAAAACGCCTCGACGAACTCCAACAACTGCCCGGCAAGACCTTGCCCGCGCCTGCCCCTGCCACCCCCGACGACAAACGTTGCTTCGACATCAAGACCATCGAGCTTGAGGGCGCGGCCCACCTTGACGCGGGCATGCGCGAGCAGTTGCTCAAGCCCTATCAGAACCAATGCCTGTCGGTCGGACAGATCAATACCCTGCTCAAGGCCTTGACCCATCACTATCTCGAGCGCGGTTTCGTCACAACGCGAGCCTACCTGCCGCAGCAGGATCTGTCGGGCGGCGTGTTGAAAATAGTGGTAGTCGAAGGGCGACTTGAAGGCTTCGACAGCTCCGCCCTGGCCACCCCTCGCGAATTGGCCATGACTTTTCCCGGTCAGACCGGCGAGCCACTGAACCTGCGGGAACTGGAACAATTGGTGGATCAGCTCAGTCGCTTGCCGTCCCGTCAGGCCCAGCTCGAACTGGCACCAGGCGAGCAGGTCGGTGGCAGCCGTATCGGCCTCAAGGGCGAGCGTGAAAAACCCTGGCGCGTATCGGCCACGCGTAACAACGACGGCGACCGCAGCACTGGCCAGCAGCAAATGGGTCTGGGCCTGGACTGGGACAGCCCATTGGGCCTGGCCGACCAATTGAGCCTGCGCGCCAATCAGGACGCGGTCAGCGATCACTGGCGTCACTCCGACAATCAGAGCCTGTATTACAGCGTGCCCTACGGCTGGTGGACCTTCAATTACGCCTACAGCCAGAGCTTCTACCGCGCCAGCGGCAACGCCCAAGGCTACACATTCGGTTATGACGGTACCAGCAAGAACCACGCATTGCGCGCCGAGCGCGTACTGCATCGCGACAACGTGAGCAAGACCGGCGTCAGTTTCGGCCTCAGCCAACTGCGCACACGCAACTACGTGGACGATAACTTCATCGACACCTCCAGCGTGACCATCACCGAGACCCAATTGAACCTCAACCATGGTCGGCGCGTCGGCTCGGCGTTCATCAACCTGGATGCCGGCTGGCAACAGGGGATTGGCATGCTGGATGCCCAACGGGACAGCTCCCACCATGGCCCCCAATCGCGCTACAACAAATACAGCCTGACCCTGAGCTACCTGCAGCCGTTCCGCTTATGGGGTGAAAACTTCAGCTTCGACAGCCTTGCAACGGGTCAGCGCAGCGAAGATGAACTCTACAGCCCGCAACGAATCAGCCTCGGTGGTGTCAGTTCGGTACGTGGCCTGCAAGACCAGACTTTGACCGGCGACAGCGGCGGTTACTGGCGTAACCAGTTGCGCTGGCGCCGAGCTGTGACCTGGCAGCCCCTGCAACCGCTGTTGCAGGAGTACGGCGTGGCGTTTGCCTACGATGTCGGGGTGATCGAGGGAAGATCCTCGAACCCCGACGAGCGCGGTCGCCTCACCGGTAACGCCCTGGAGTTCAACGCCAGGGGCAAGAACCTCGCAACTTCCGTGAGTTTTGCCCGCTCACTGGAACGCCCGGGGATTATCGAAAAACGTGAACGCCCGGTGTATTTCCGCGTCGATCTGTTTTTCTGACACCCGACTCGCTCTTGTAAATGGAAGACTTTCACATGGACGTTCGTAGCCCCCTGTCTCAGAGTATTGCCCTGTCTTTGGCCTCGATTGTGTTCCTCAATCCCATCGTCGCGGCGGCGGCAGGTCTTGCGGTCGACGCGGCAGCGGGGGGTAAGACGACCATTGGGGCGGCGGGTAACGGCGTGCCGGTGATCAACATCAACGGCACCAATGGCAGCGGGCTTTCCCACAACAAGTTCACCGACTACAACGTCGGCAAGAACGGC includes:
- a CDS encoding DUF2076 domain-containing protein, coding for MNSEEQTLIDGLFSRLQQAEKDSAPRDAQAETRIKEHLANQPAAGYFMAQAILVQEAAIKRLDEQNKQLAQQVEQLQAELQQARNQTSAPSGGGGFLSSIFGGGPRDSRPAPAPSAPASGGGGWREPARPAFNAPAQQGFGAPPSNYGAPPANYGAPQQQAPAASSFLGGALKTAAGVAGGVMLAQGISSLFHSNQQPQEIVEVIKEEPAQPVNDNSGDSGWGDDQRVADNDAYGSDQGGFSDADFSDDSSSFGDDDSFV
- the hrpB gene encoding ATP-dependent helicase HrpB, producing MISLPIDEVLPALRQALASRHEAVLEAPPGAGKTTRVPLALLHEPWLAGQTILMLEPRRLAARAAAERLASELGEKVGETVGYRIRLDSKVGPNTRIEVVTEGILTRRLQDDPALEGVGLLIFDEFHERSLDADLALALSLNGRELFREDQPLKILLMSATLEGERLAGLLDDAPILRSEGRMFPVTMRWGRPFQPGEFIEPRLVQTVLEALHDETGSVLVFLPGQAEIRRVHQQLADALGEGGNVLLCPLHGELDLAAQRAAIDPAPPGQRKVVLATNIAETSLTINGVRVVIDAGLARVPRFDPGSGMTRLDTQRISRASATQRAGRAGRLEPGVCYRLWSADQHEQLAAYGSAEILSADLAGLALQLGRWGVTPQQLVWLDIPPAAAYAQAQDLLQRLGALEGEQLTRHGQAMAELPAHPRIAHLLLRGQSLGLADMACNVAALLGERDILRGGGADLHSRLVLLSGEERAARGVQGGVQRARQLARQYRGYLRGKAEAAVADPEHPRWLGALLALAYPDRVAQQRRPGGAEYRLANGRAALFAEADSLMKQAWLVIADLGSRQGQREERIYLATDFDPALFDSVLAEQVRTVDQLDWDEREGVLRAERQRKVGELVLSREPLTGLDESARSQALVNLVRRKGLELLPWTPELRQWQARVALLRRLELEAKGESEWPDVSDTALLGSLEHWLMPYLGRVSRLSHFANLDLSSIVHNLLPWPLPQRLDELAPHHLSVPSGSSIRLDYSEYPPILAVRLQELFGLADTPRIAGGRQVVKLHLLSPARRPVQVTQDLANFWRSTYAEVKKDLKGRYPKHYWPDDPLVAQATARVKPRK
- a CDS encoding endonuclease/exonuclease/phosphatase family protein, coding for MTRLLRYTLLGLLLILSLAALSIYGLTWRPQPKEALPVSCAANAAPLMPGQALKVMTWNVQFLAGKRYVFWHDLAQGTDENPTLEDMAFSLDEVARVIRDEQPDIVLLQELDNGAKASDYQDQLKLLQERLADLYPCSTSAFDWKADFIPSPHIFGSVGRQLATLSRYRIDHAERVQLPVADANFISRQFQPKDALLVSYLALSDGGQLAVLNTHLERATEPDDTLPNQVTAVTKALDKLESRGTPWLIGGDFNLLPLGQYRRLPSEQRTPYSADSPLHLLWDKYPMIPTNNEASGIDREHWLTHYPNDPGLNGPDRTVDYLFYSPRIKRVEAQVRQDDTLRISDHLPVIARFLLPATP
- a CDS encoding ShlB/FhaC/HecB family hemolysin secretion/activation protein, whose protein sequence is MSRFGVTHVLACCAVFTSLVHAAPIQTPGDRDLIRDRQQQLLQEQQKRLDELQQLPGKTLPAPAPATPDDKRCFDIKTIELEGAAHLDAGMREQLLKPYQNQCLSVGQINTLLKALTHHYLERGFVTTRAYLPQQDLSGGVLKIVVVEGRLEGFDSSALATPRELAMTFPGQTGEPLNLRELEQLVDQLSRLPSRQAQLELAPGEQVGGSRIGLKGEREKPWRVSATRNNDGDRSTGQQQMGLGLDWDSPLGLADQLSLRANQDAVSDHWRHSDNQSLYYSVPYGWWTFNYAYSQSFYRASGNAQGYTFGYDGTSKNHALRAERVLHRDNVSKTGVSFGLSQLRTRNYVDDNFIDTSSVTITETQLNLNHGRRVGSAFINLDAGWQQGIGMLDAQRDSSHHGPQSRYNKYSLTLSYLQPFRLWGENFSFDSLATGQRSEDELYSPQRISLGGVSSVRGLQDQTLTGDSGGYWRNQLRWRRAVTWQPLQPLLQEYGVAFAYDVGVIEGRSSNPDERGRLTGNALEFNARGKNLATSVSFARSLERPGIIEKRERPVYFRVDLFF
- a CDS encoding NYN domain-containing protein, which produces MKKIAVFADVQNLYYTVRQAYGCHFNYAALWADVSKQGQIVEAYAYAIDRGDSKQQQFQQILRNLGFIVKLKPYIQRSDGSAKGDWDVGITLDIMDAADHVDEVVLASGDGDFDMLLERIISKHGVQAVAYGVPGLTANSLIRAASRYVPIEGALLLKN
- a CDS encoding PolC-type DNA polymerase III; this encodes MERIAVIDFETTGITPSSSCRATEIAVVILEQGRIVDRYQSLMNAGVRVPAFIEQLTGISNAMLRSAPPAEKVMNEVNEFVGITPLLAHNAAFDQKFWDFELGRIKRTRLQNFACSLLLARRLMPTAPNHKLGTLNTFAGLPHTGQAHRAMADAEMAANLTAHLAAELRQKHGLRALSHDLLCSLQKVPAAKINEHLKRHRGF
- a CDS encoding cation diffusion facilitator family transporter is translated as MTTSTEHARLLRLATRASVAVALILVVAKAVAWWLSGSVSMLAGLTDSALDGVTSLLNLLAVHYALRPADDDHRYGHGKAESLAGMAQALFIGGSAVLIALQAFERLKHPIPVEAPWLSVGVIVFSLGLTLALLALQHRVIRATGSNAVRADSLHYRSDLLLNGSILVALVLAGFGWYQLDAWFGLGIAAYILWSAVQIARESFAVLMDQELPPDVSQHMLELACAVPGVLGAHDLRTRISGNHWFVQLHLELPGELTLSVAHGISDQAADAIHNAYPKAEVLVHADPSEVVKGASA
- a CDS encoding DUF6515 family protein yields the protein MKSRIWRLAGVGLLWASVSAQGMADDQQNRGGPDGGRGQDGRDGNGQGYSGQPRPQNNEIIRGDNSRQFEVKPLPQYQGGQSYNRPPQDPNGPGRPQQQPGNNLPIQGRPDSVTQTQEPRPGYYRDIPRRSDGYPNGGPRPGHDNRPDQQWSGRPSGHGTGWGPGPQYRPGYVIDRFPDRNYRVPYRGHDYFYSGGYWYRPQGPRYVVVEPPRGIRIRYLPDYAREVWIGSSLFFLAAGAYYVYEANTRDYVVVEPPVANPQPQPQGNSFDVVAYPANGQSPEQVNQDGYDCYRWAVQQSGFDPRNYTYPPAPEVVQTYRQAQGSCLSSRGYQVTY
- a CDS encoding polyribonucleotide nucleotidyltransferase — its product is MRIPFRVIGGVLVATLLTQVSACGSIFYPDRRGQIDGKIDPAIAALDAVGLLFYIIPGLIAFAVDFATGAIYFEPGKSVQIEPEKLKPAINADGSVNNLKLQAILESELGRSFPLDDPRLIQHKGNAQQLAALGLKPAA